A DNA window from Pseudanabaena sp. FACHB-2040 contains the following coding sequences:
- a CDS encoding DUF58 domain-containing protein, which translates to MFVPAKIADWLETHWVAPAYVGWVLMGLAAFFFAAATNTLAGWLYVMSGVLLGLLAIAAILPPRNLSGLEIERQPIRPVSAGEALLIDLTLTNSTRQAKALLQVWDGLPAALAPPQRTAVAAIAPGRSHRWTYEVPTQRRGLYRWQTVALRTAAPLGLFWCRRSQTVSAMATVYPQILPLNQCALVDTAGQDSGQQWHAENAVQLATEGITRSMRPYRWGDSTRLIHWRSSARYGELRVRELEKITAGQQVVIALDTASAWDSEAFEQAVVAAASLYIYALRRGFSTALWTPENKLTRNKLAVLTVLAEILPRNQALTAVPAQPPPLSGLPAAPILWLTPQLKPKGQLPPGSRQICWAAPSGKEIQSAPILWIRSDAALQPQLQAV; encoded by the coding sequence GTGTTTGTTCCTGCCAAAATTGCAGACTGGCTTGAGACCCACTGGGTTGCTCCGGCCTACGTTGGTTGGGTCTTGATGGGGCTGGCAGCCTTCTTTTTTGCTGCGGCCACCAATACCCTGGCCGGATGGCTTTATGTCATGAGTGGAGTTTTACTAGGGCTGCTTGCGATCGCAGCCATCCTACCGCCGCGTAACCTCTCAGGGCTGGAGATTGAGCGCCAGCCTATTCGACCCGTATCAGCAGGGGAAGCCCTGCTGATAGATTTGACCCTGACCAACAGCACTCGACAGGCCAAAGCCCTCCTGCAGGTTTGGGACGGTCTGCCTGCAGCCCTAGCCCCACCGCAGCGAACCGCTGTTGCTGCGATCGCACCCGGCCGCTCGCATCGCTGGACCTACGAAGTTCCTACCCAGCGCCGGGGGCTCTACCGTTGGCAAACCGTTGCCCTAAGAACCGCAGCGCCGCTAGGGCTATTTTGGTGTCGGCGATCTCAAACCGTTTCCGCAATGGCTACGGTCTACCCGCAAATTCTGCCCCTAAATCAGTGCGCCCTAGTCGATACAGCAGGTCAAGACAGCGGCCAGCAGTGGCATGCTGAAAATGCTGTACAGCTTGCTACTGAGGGCATCACCCGGTCTATGCGACCCTACCGCTGGGGCGACTCTACCCGCCTAATCCACTGGCGCAGCAGTGCCCGCTATGGCGAGCTACGAGTGCGAGAACTGGAAAAAATCACCGCCGGTCAGCAGGTCGTTATTGCCCTAGATACCGCCAGTGCTTGGGACAGCGAAGCCTTTGAGCAGGCTGTGGTGGCAGCGGCCTCACTTTATATCTATGCGCTGCGTCGGGGCTTTTCCACAGCGCTGTGGACTCCTGAAAACAAGTTGACTCGCAACAAGTTAGCAGTGCTCACTGTGCTGGCTGAGATCCTACCGAGAAATCAGGCCCTAACTGCTGTCCCCGCTCAGCCGCCCCCCCTCTCTGGCCTCCCAGCAGCACCTATCCTCTGGCTAACGCCTCAGCTCAAACCAAAAGGTCAGCTGCCGCCAGGAAGCCGCCAGATCTGCTGGGCTGCCCCTTCCGGG